The following nucleotide sequence is from Azoarcus sp. CIB.
AGTTGAACGCGAGCGGCACGAGCACCAGCAACGACAACACCAGCAGGCTCACGTACGTTCGTGGGTGACGCAGATTCGGAATCATTGTGCGCACTCCTGTTATTCCGATCCGCGCCCCAGGCCAAGCAGGCCGGTCGGGCGAACCACGAGAATGAGGATGAAGATGACGAAATAGACGACCTCTTTCAGGTCGGGGGAGATGTAGTAACCCGCAAGGCTGTCGACCAGTCCGATCAGCAGCGCACCGATCAGCGCGCCGTAAAGGCTCCCCATGCCGCCGAGCACGACGACGACGAATGCCGTCAGCGTGAAATAGCTGCCAACGGTCGGGAACACCGGGTACTGCGTCGACAACAGGGCCGCGGCGAGCCCAACGCATGCGGCCCCGAGGCCGAATGCGTAGACGTACATCCGGTCGACATTCACGCCCATCAGGCTGGCTGCATAGCGGTGCTGCGACACGGCGCGGAAGGCCCGCCCGACGTAGGTGCGCTGCAGGAACACGTGCAGGCCGCCCACCAGTGCGATGGACATCAGGAAGGTCACCAGCTGGCCGCTGACGATACTCAGCTCTCCCAACTGAAAACTCTCCGCACCGAACCCCGGCGAGATCTGCCTGACGTCCGCACCGAAGATCAGCAGACCCAGATTAAGCAGGGCCGTCGAGACGCCAACGGTCGCAAAGATCTGAATGTGCGGATCCGCCTTGAGCAGCGGCTGAATGACGAAACGCTGAATCGCCGCGCCGGTCACGAACAGCATCAGGGCAACCGGAATTGCGGAAACATACGGATGCCACCCGAGTTGCTGCGAGGCCAGGAACACCGCGTACATCCCGATCATCAACAGCTCGCCGTGCGCAAAATTGACGACACGTACCACGCCGAAAATCAGGGTCAGGCCGATGCTGATGATCGCGTAGGCGCCACCGAGCAACAGGCCGTTTACGATCAATTGAAGGAAGATATCCATTTCGGCTCCTTGTCCCGACGTATCGACCGGAAGCCCGTCGATACGTCGAAACCTGGGTTTATCCGGTCAGCGTCCGACCACCGGCTCGCTGACAGCCACTTCCTTCGGGAATACCGTGACCAGCTTGCCGTTCTGCCACTGCATCAGGTTGGCCTTGGCCTGGCGATTCTGTCCGTCCTCGCCGAACTCGAACCCCCAGCCGCTTGCCGTTGAGCCAGCGGGTTTCTTGTAGGCCATGACGGCCCCGCGGATCTTGTCCTTGTCGGTCGAGCCTGCGGTAGCCAGCACATCCAGGAAGGCCTTCGCGCCAACGTAGTTCGTCAGGCTATGGCCCGAGCGCGGCGCGGCGCCGTAGCGCTTGGTGTACAAGGCGACGAAACTCTTCAGTCCGGGCGCCCCTTCCTCACGCGTTTCATACTGCGTGAAGTCGACGTTGAACGCACCGTTGAGGGTTTCGCCCAAGGCGGTCGCGGTATCCGCCATCGAGTAGCCGCCACCGGCGCCGATCATGGCCTTCGGCTTGAAGCCGGCCGCCTTGGCCTGATTGAAGAACAGGATCGTGTCGTTCTGGTAGGAGGTCTGCATGACAACGTCGGCCTTCGCCCCCTTCAAGCGCAGGATCAGGGAAGACAGATCGACGGTCTTCGCCGAATACGGCAGGATCTCGACGACGTTCAGCCCGTCGCGCGCCGCCTTCTCCTTCTGGAATCCGGAAATGGTCGTGCCGTAGAGGCTGTCCTCATGGATGATCGCGATCTTCAGCGATTTCGGATCGACCTTCAGGGCGGGCGCAATGACGTGCGTCACCGCATCCACCATCCCCTCCGCGAAGTTCTTCGCGGTCGGGTTGCTGCGGAACACGTACTTGTAACCGCGTCCGGTCACGGAGTCGGAGACCGCACCGAGTTCAAAGTAGGGCACGCCGGCGAGTTCGGTGACCTGTGTGGCGGCAAAAGCGAGCGCCGAAGAATAGCTGCCGAAGATCGCCGCGACGCCTTCGACCGAAGTCAGCCGGCGCGCCTCCCCGACCGCCTGGTTCGCATCCACGGCATCCGCCTTCACCAGCGCGATCTTCTGCCCGTTGATGCCGCCTGCGGCGTTACGCTCCTCGACCGCCAGTTCAAGACCGCGGTAGCTCTCATTGCCGAGGAGCGCCAGGCCGCCACTGAACGGGTATAACGCGCCGACCTTGAGATCGGCGGCAGCAACCGAACCGGCCGCAATCAGCGACATGCCGAACCCGGCACACAGCGACAGACACTTCCGTGCAAATGTTCTCATCAACGTCTCCTCCTTAAGATTTCCCGATGTTCGCGGCACTCAATAATTGAAGCGCTTTATAGTGTGAACTTGCATGTGCTTCAACGTATGAAGAGATTAGCACACCTTTTTTTGAAGCGCTTCATTTTTTTAATTTGATGCCTGGAACGAATTTTCCGGGATATCATCACAGCGTAGATGAAGGCATCTTCGCGGCAAAGTAACAGCCGTTACTTAGCCACGGTGGACCTCCACAAAACCAGCTGAACAAGGCAATGCCAAAACAGACCAGACCCGCCACCCTAGAAGATGTTGCACGTCTCGCAGGCGTATCGTTGGGCAGTGCGTCGCGCGCGCTGTCGATACCTGAAGCAGTGAAGGCGAAGACGCTGACCAAGGTCATGACCGCCGTGTCGCAGCTTGGCTACGTGCGGAATGGCGCCGCCAGGGCCCTCGCATCGCGCAAAACGCACACGATTGCTGCGATCTATCCGACGCTGAAGAATCCGATGTACGCCAACTCGGTCGACTCGCTGCAGCAGACCTTGTCCAGCGTGGGCTACCAACTGGTAATCGGCAGCCATGAATACAGCGTCGAGCGCGAGATCAATGTGGTGCGAGCCATTGTCGAGAACAGCATCGACGGCATCATCCTGGTCGGTGCGGACCACGATGAAGAAGTGTTCCGGCTGATCCGCCAACGCAATCTCCCCTACGTCCTGACGTGGTCGGTCGATGAGAGCGACTATCAGCACAAGGTCGGCTTCTCGAATCACGTTGCCGCGTACGAGATGGCGAAACGCGTCCTCGCGAAAGGCCACACGCGCATCGCGCTGTGTGGCGGGCCGACCATCCACAACGAGCGCGCCCGCGCTCGAATCGCGGGCGCACTCGCGGCGATCCGCGAAGCAGGACTGGAGGTGCCACCCCATTGGATCATCGAAGCCCCGTTCTCGCTCGAAGGCGGGAGTGAGGTAATTGCCAAGCTGTGGCAGATGGCTGACCGGCCAACGGCGCTGATGTGCGGCACCGACCTGCACGCCATTGGCGCACTTCACGAATGCAGGCTGCGGGGCATCGAGGTTCCGCAAACCCTGTCCGTGACCGGCTTCGACGACATCGAATTCGCCCGCATCGCGACGCCTCCCCTCACGACGGTGCGCGTCCCGATCACCGAGATCGGGGTGCACACTGCCTACAAGATCGTCGCGCTGATCGAGGATCGGCCGCTGGGTGACGAACCCCTGCTGTTAACGCAGATCGTCGAGCGCGAGAGCCTCGCCGCACCTCCCCCGCTACAGTAACGCGGCGAGGGTGCGGCCAGGTGCGGCGCGCGAGTCAGCCGCGGCCGGCATCCTCCAGAATCAGGTCCGCCGCCTTCTCCGCCACCATCATCACGGCCGCCTGGGTGTTCCCGGATACCATTTTGGGCATCACCGAGGCATCGACGACGCGTAGTCCGGCGAGCCCGCGCACACGGAGCCGCAGGTCGACCACTGCGTCGTCGTCCTCTCCCATGCGGCAGGTGCCGATCGGGTGATAGATCGTCTGGCCGTTCGCACGCGCAAACTCGAGCCAGTCGGCATCGGTGACGACGTCGCTGCCGGGACTCATCTCATGCTCGATGTACTTTCGCAGCGCCGGCTGACCGACGATCCGTCGTGCGATCTGCATGCCGCGCACCATGCACTGCTGGTCGAGCTCGGACGCGAGGAAGTTCGGGCGGATCACCGGGCCAGCGTGAGGGTCGGCCGAGCGGGCGTGAATGCTGCCGACGGACTCAGGGCGCAATTGGGTCACGCCGATCGTCATGCCGGGCGCCCGGTCGAGGATCCGTTCCGCCGCGTTGGCGTAACTCGCATGCACGAAGAAGTACTGCACGTCGGGCGTCGGCAGCTCGGGCCGAGTCCGCACGAAACCGTGCACGAGGCCGGTCCCCAGCGTCAGGATGCCCGTACGGCGTGTGAAATACTCGGCCACCGCCAGCGCAAGGCGCCATCCGCGCGCCATCTCGTTCAGCGTCACGGTATTCCTGACGCGCCAGTTCATTCGCGTCGCGAAATGGTCGATGTAGTTCTCGCCAACGCCAGCGAGCGGGTGCAGCACCGGAATCCCCAGTGATTGCAGCAACGCAGGCCTGCCGATACCGGAGAGTTCGAGAATTTGCGGCGTCTGCACCGCACCGGCAGCCATGATCACCTCGACCTTCGCCTGCGCCGTGACTTCCCGCTCACCCACACGATAGGTCACACCGACACAACGCCGACCGTCAAGATTCAAGCGAAGCACATGGGCATTGGTCACGATGCACAGATTGCCACGCCGGCGTGCCGGCTTCAGGTAGCCATCGACGACACTCCAGCGACGGCCACGGTGCTGGGCGACCTGATAGTAGCCAAAACCGTCCTGCCGGCCGGCGTTGTAATCCTCATTCAGGGCATGCCCGTCTTCACGCGCAGCCTGCAGGAAGGCATCGGCGATCGGAAAGCGCTCATCCACGCGTGACAGATTCATCGGGCCGTCATGGCCTCGCCGCTCGTCGCCGTCCTGGTAGCTTTCGAGCTTCCTGAAATACGGCTCGACGTCACGCGCTCCCCACCCACGGGCCCCGGCTTGCTCCCATGCATCATAGTCCTCGGGCTGACCACGGGCGTAGATCATCCCGTTGATCAGGGTCGATCCGCCGAGGCCCTTGCCACGTGGCACGGCGATCTTGCGGCGCAGCGTGTTGTCCTCGGGTTCGGTCTCGAAACACCAGTTGAATTTGCGATTGGTCAGCAGCTTGCTGAAGCCGGCCGGGATGGGAATCCACATGCTGCGTGCCTCGCCACCGGCTTCGAGCATCAAGACGCGGAAGCGCCCCGATGCGGTCAAACGGTTGGCCAGAATGCAGCCGGCAGTCCCGCCGCCGACGATGATGTAGTCAAATTGGTCCATGGCATCATCACCCGGTGACAATTGTTTGAGGAAGCACCTTGCCCGGATTCATCAACCCGGCCGGGTCGAGGGCAAGCTTGATGCGCCGGGCCAGCTCGAGCTCCGGAGCCGACCGACAGCGGTGTAACTCATCGACCCGGTACTGGCCGATTCCGTGTTCGGCTGAGATGCTTCCGCCATGGGCGACGACAAGGTCATGGACGAGGCAATTCAGGGCCTGACTGTCGGCGTCAGGCGGAATGATCACGTTGTAGTGGATATTGCCGTCACCGGCGTGGCCGAATGCGTTGATGCGCGCCTGCGGAAACGCTTTCATCACGGCCTCGTCGGCAACTCGCAGAAAGGCCGGAATGAGGGCGATCGGAACCGACACGTCGTGCTTGATCGAACGCCCCTCGCGCGCTTCCGCCTCGGTGATCGATTCGCGAAGGTGCCATAGCTCACGCTCTTGTTTTTCGGACTCGGCGATCACTCCGTCGCTCGCCGCGCCTCGCTCAAGCACGTCAGCCAACATCTCCTCCACTGCATCTCGGAGCGACGGCAGCGAGGAACTGGCCTCCAGCAACACATACCACGGGGCCGGGGCCAGGGGCGTCGTCAGTCCGACGTGGCGTGCAACGAGCTCGAGTGCGGGACCTGACATCAGCTCGAACGCATTCAGCGTCTCGCCGATCGCCTGACGTGCCAGACGCAGGACCGCCAGCGCATCGTCCGCGGACGGCACGGCCAGCAGCGCCGTCACCCGCTGCCGCGACTTCGGCGCAAGCTGCAGCACCGCCGCGGTAATGATGCCCAGCGTGCCTTCGGTACCAATGAACAGCTGCTTCCAGTCGTACCCCGCATTGTCCTTGCGCAACTGTCGCAAGCCGCTGACGATCGAGCCGTCGGCCGTCACCACCTCCAGCCCGAGCACCCGCCCGCGCGCCATGCCATAGCGCAACACATTGGTGCCCCCGGCATTGGTCGACAGGATGCCGCCGACGCGTGCCGAACCCTCGGCCGCAAGGGTAATCGGTAACAGCAGACCCGCGTCGGCAGCCGCCTCCTGGGCGACCTGCAGGATGCAACCGGCTTCGACTTCCATCGTCTCGCCGATGACGTCAAGGCTGCGAATCGCCGACATGCGTGACAGTGACAGGATCACCTGCTCACCGCTGGCGTCAGGCGTCGCCCCGCCCGAAAGACCGGTGTTACCGCCATGCGGAACGATCGGCACACCGGCCGCCACGCACAGTCGCACCACCGCCGCAACCTCCGCCGTGCAGCGCGGCAACACCGCACACCGTGCCCTGCCCTTGAACATGCCTCGCCAATCAGTGCAGAACGGCGCCAGATCGGCCTCGTCGGTGATGACGCCACGCTCGCCGACGATGCGGCGCAATGCTTCAATCGAGAAGTCTTCCATCATGCCCCCACCGCCTCGGCTATCCCCATGAATGCAGCCATCAGCTCGATCTGGCACGCGAGCATTGGCGCACCGTAGTGAATGCGGCAGCCCTGCCGTTTGGCGGCCAGCAGCAATGGCGTGTCGGCCGGCTGCATGATGATTTCCGCGACGATCTGATTCGCTTCCAGGCGTTGCGCGTCGCACGGCAACGCATCCCCCGGGCGCAGCCCCAGCGAGGTTCCATTGACGACGATGTCATGACCTGACGGATCGTCCGTCCCGACGGCAAGGGGCAGGAGCGGGTAGGCCGCAGCGAGACGGTCGACGAGGTCGATGGCCTTTGCAGTCGTGCGGTTGGCGACGGTCAGCCGTGCCACACCGGCCTTCGCCAGCGCAAACGCGATCGCGTTGGCCGCCCCGCCGGCGCCGGCGAGATACGCGCTGCGTCCCTCGGGGTCGATTCCCTCCCGCCGCAACCCGGCGATGAAGCCTTCACCGTCGAGCATTTCGCCAATCAGGTGACCGTCCGGACTTCTCCGTACCACGTTGACCGCGCCAATTCGCGCCGCAGCCGGTGACACCTCGTCGCACAGCGCCACCATCGCGGTCTTGTGCGGCACGGTCACAACGAAGCCGTCCAGGTTGTTCATGCCCCGCAGGCCGGCCACCACCGACGCAAGCTCCCCGGCGGTAACATGAATCGGCACCATCACGCTATCGACCCCGCGCGCCTGCAGCAGACGGTTGATCCCCTGAGGGGTTTTCACGTGATGGATCGGGTCGGCAAGAATGGCGCAGATTCGCGTCGTTCCAGTAATCTCGTTCATGGATTCACGCCAGCGTGTAGGTTGTTTTCACCGAGGTATAGAACTCGCGTGCGTAACTGCCCTGCTCACGCGGCCCGTAGCTCGAACCTTTGCGACCGCCAAACGGGGCGTGGTAGTCGACGCCGGCCGTGGGCAAATTCACCATCACCATCCCCGCCGTCGATCGCCGCTTGAAATCCGTCGCATGCTTCAACGAGGTCGTGCAGATGCCCGATGACAGGCCAAACACGGTGTCGTTGGCGACCGCCACGGCTTCTTCATAATCCTTGACACGGATGACGCTCGCGACGGGGCCGAACACCTCCTCGCGGTTGATGCGCATCGAATTCTCCGTATCGGTGATCAGCGCCGGCGCCAGGTAATGGCCAGCGGTCGCGCGCTGCAGCAGATCGCCGCCGAACACCACTCTCCCACCGTCAGACCGTGCGCTCTCGATGTAGGACAGATCCTGATCGAGCTGATCCTGCGAGACGACCGGCCCAATGTCGGTGCCGGGCTTCAAGGCGTCATCAATCTTGAGCGCCGACAGCTTCTCGACCATCGCAGCGATGAAGCGGTCGTGGATGCCGTCCTCGACGATCAAGCGACTCGAACCCGTGCAGCGCTGACCGGTCGAGTAAAACGAGCCGTTGATCGCGACCGACACCGCCACATCGAGGTCGGCATCGTCGAGGATGACCAGCGGATTCTTTCCGCCCATCTCGAGTTGCACTTTCGCTCCCCGCTCCATGCAGTCCAACCCGATACGTCGCCCCGTGCCTGTCGACCCGGTAAAGGTCACGGCGCGAACCTTTGGCGACTTCACCATCGCGTTCCCGACTTGGGAGCCGGCTCCCATCACCAGGTTGAACACACCGGGAGGTAGATTGCCTGCACGCGCGATGATCTCGGCCAGCGCCCACGCGCTGCCAGGCACCAGATCGGCGGGTTTAAACACCACCGAGTTGCCATAAGCCAGGGCCGGCGCGATCTTCCATGCCGGGATCGCAATGGGGAAGTTCCACGGCGTAATGATGCCGATGACACCTTCCGGCTCACGGTGGACGTCCACGTCCACCCCCGCGCGGATTGCCGGCAAGCGCTCCCCGCCGAGGCGCAGTGCCTCGCCCGAGAAGAACTTGAACACTCGACCCGCACGCGTCACTTCTCCGATGCCCTCGGGCAAAGTTTTTCCTTCCTCGCGCGACAGCAGTCGGCCAAGCTCCTCGCGCCGCGCCAGCAACTCCGTGCCGATACGGTCCATCGCATCGGCACGCTCTTCCGCAGTGCTGCGCTGCCACGTTTGCTGCGCGTCGAATGCCGCATCGATCGCATGCCGCGCCTGCGCCTCGTCTGCCCGCGCGTATTCACCAACCAAGTCGTCCAGATTCGAGGGATTGATGTTGCGGTTGATCGCAACACCCTCCACCCATTCGCCGCCGATAAAGTTCTTGAACACCGACCTCTCCTTTCGTCGATCCTGTGAATCACATGGCTCTCCGGAGGCTCCAGCATTCAAGCCCAAGCCTTCAGCCACTCACTTTTGTAGCGCTTCCAAAACAACGATGATCAGAATTTATATAAGTACCAAGACAATGTAAACCGTTTTTTGAAGCGCTTCATTTTTGTAATGTCGGCTCAATGCGATTCAACGTCCCAGTCGTGTCATCACGTCGACCGCTACCGCCGATGCGCCACCTGCTGGAATCGAGGAGTCTGCTGCTCAGGTACGGCGCGCTCGTTGACGCCGCGCTGATCGCCACACCGCCCTCGACCGAGAACTGCGAGGGCAAGCGTTACGTGATGGTGACGCAAAGCACGAAGGGCGCCACCTGGGCTCGCGCATGGGAAGCCGCGATGCGTATGCCCGTGGCGATCAGGACGTCGTGGAAGACCCCGTGCTCGGACCGCACGAGATCGCCTTCATCGAAGCGCGCGACAGCTTCTACCTGGGGACGGTGAGCGAAACCGGATGGCCTTACGTCCAGCATCGCGGCGGGCCGACGGGTTTCCTCAAGGTGCTCGACCCGCGCACGATCGGGTTCGCCGACTTCAGCGGGAACCGGCAGTACGTCTCGGCGGGCAATCTGGCCGGCGACAATCGTGTCAGTCTGTTCCTGATGGACTATCCGCACCAGACGCGCCTGAAGATCCTGGGGCGGGCGCGGGTCGTCGACGAGGATAGCGAACCGGAATTGCTCGCACGCCTCGACAACCCGCATTACCGCGCACACGTCGAGCGCGGGATCGTGATCCGCAGTCGCACGAGCCGTCCGACATAGTGCTGCAACTTCTCCACTTCGATCTCCTCGAACAAGGCGACCGCGCTGTCCGTTCCCACTCGCTCGGGCTGGGGCCGCGGTCATCGCTCCTACCGATTTGTCGTTTGCCGGCCACGCACCCTTACAGCGCACCTCATGCAAAACACCGAGAAAGGCACGCCCACCGAAATCGTCCTCGTCGGGGGCGGGCACAGCCATGTCGAGGTGATCCGCCGCTTCGGACTGCGGCCCTTGCCGGCGGCGCGGCTCACGGTAATCTGCACGGATGCGCAAACGCCCTACTCCGGCATGCTTCCAGGCTATGTCGCGGGCCACTACGAAGCCGATGACATTCATATCGACCTGCCCCGCCTCGCCGACTGGGCAGGTGTCCGTTTCGTGCAGGACGAGGTCGTGGGCATCGACCGCCAAGCGCGCACCGTGCGCTGTGCGTCCGGGCTGGAAATGCGCTACGACTATCTCTCGCTCAACATCGGCTCCGCCCCGCGCATGGGTGACGTGGCAGCGGCCGATTCGCCGGCCGTGCCAGTGAAGCCGATCCGCAACTTTCGCAGGCGCTGGCTGGACTTGTTGCAGCGCGTATGCACGCACCGCGAGCCGAGCACGACGATCGCGGTGGTCGGCGCCGGTGCGGGCGGGGTCGAGCTGCTGCTGGCGATGCAGCACCGCCTGCGCAGGGAGATTCGCGCGAGCGGCCGTCAGCCCGATCAGCTGCGCTTCCACCTGTTCACCAGCAGCGCGCAGATCCTGCCGACGCACGCTGCGCGCGTCCGTGAGCGCTTCATGAGCGCGCTCGCCGAGCGCGGCGTCATGCTCCACCTCGGGGTCAAAGTCGGCCACGTACGCGGCGGGCACATCGAAACCCGCAATGGCGTGAGCGTCGATGCGGACGAGATCGTGTGGGTGACCCAGGCCGGGGGCGCGCCCTGGCTGCGCGATACCGGTCTGGCGCTCGATCCGGATGGCTTCGTCCAGGTCGATGACAACTTGCGCACCGTCTCCGACGAACGCATCTTCGCGGCTGGCGACGTTGCGAGCCTGGTAAGCCGGCCGCTCGCGAAGGCCGGCGTGTTCGCCGTCCGCCAGGGCCCGATCCTGGCGGAGAACCTGCGGCGTGCGGCCCTCGGTCAAGCGCTCCTGCGCTATCGCCCGCAGCGCCGCTGGCTGGCACTGATCACGACCGGGGAACGTTACGCGGTGGCCTCATGGGGGCCGCTCGGCGTCGCCGGCCACTGGGTGTGGCGGTGGAAGGACGCCATCGACCGGCGCTTCATGGCGCGGTATCGGGAATTGCCGGCACGGCGGGCGAGCGCCTGAGAATACATCCGTTCGCGCCGAGCCCGTCGCTTCAGGCCATCGCGGATGCCTCTCAGCAGCATGCGCCCCCCGCACCCGCCATGGTTTCCCGGTCGAAGGGGATCTGGCTGCCACAGCCTTCGAACAGCCCATAGTGC
It contains:
- a CDS encoding shikimate dehydrogenase, translated to MNEITGTTRICAILADPIHHVKTPQGINRLLQARGVDSVMVPIHVTAGELASVVAGLRGMNNLDGFVVTVPHKTAMVALCDEVSPAAARIGAVNVVRRSPDGHLIGEMLDGEGFIAGLRREGIDPEGRSAYLAGAGGAANAIAFALAKAGVARLTVANRTTAKAIDLVDRLAAAYPLLPLAVGTDDPSGHDIVVNGTSLGLRPGDALPCDAQRLEANQIVAEIIMQPADTPLLLAAKRQGCRIHYGAPMLACQIELMAAFMGIAEAVGA
- a CDS encoding ABC transporter substrate-binding protein; amino-acid sequence: MRTFARKCLSLCAGFGMSLIAAGSVAAADLKVGALYPFSGGLALLGNESYRGLELAVEERNAAGGINGQKIALVKADAVDANQAVGEARRLTSVEGVAAIFGSYSSALAFAATQVTELAGVPYFELGAVSDSVTGRGYKYVFRSNPTAKNFAEGMVDAVTHVIAPALKVDPKSLKIAIIHEDSLYGTTISGFQKEKAARDGLNVVEILPYSAKTVDLSSLILRLKGAKADVVMQTSYQNDTILFFNQAKAAGFKPKAMIGAGGGYSMADTATALGETLNGAFNVDFTQYETREEGAPGLKSFVALYTKRYGAAPRSGHSLTNYVGAKAFLDVLATAGSTDKDKIRGAVMAYKKPAGSTASGWGFEFGEDGQNRQAKANLMQWQNGKLVTVFPKEVAVSEPVVGR
- a CDS encoding LacI family DNA-binding transcriptional regulator is translated as MPKQTRPATLEDVARLAGVSLGSASRALSIPEAVKAKTLTKVMTAVSQLGYVRNGAARALASRKTHTIAAIYPTLKNPMYANSVDSLQQTLSSVGYQLVIGSHEYSVEREINVVRAIVENSIDGIILVGADHDEEVFRLIRQRNLPYVLTWSVDESDYQHKVGFSNHVAAYEMAKRVLAKGHTRIALCGGPTIHNERARARIAGALAAIREAGLEVPPHWIIEAPFSLEGGSEVIAKLWQMADRPTALMCGTDLHAIGALHECRLRGIEVPQTLSVTGFDDIEFARIATPPLTTVRVPITEIGVHTAYKIVALIEDRPLGDEPLLLTQIVERESLAAPPPLQ
- a CDS encoding FAD-binding oxidoreductase; the protein is MMEDFSIEALRRIVGERGVITDEADLAPFCTDWRGMFKGRARCAVLPRCTAEVAAVVRLCVAAGVPIVPHGGNTGLSGGATPDASGEQVILSLSRMSAIRSLDVIGETMEVEAGCILQVAQEAAADAGLLLPITLAAEGSARVGGILSTNAGGTNVLRYGMARGRVLGLEVVTADGSIVSGLRQLRKDNAGYDWKQLFIGTEGTLGIITAAVLQLAPKSRQRVTALLAVPSADDALAVLRLARQAIGETLNAFELMSGPALELVARHVGLTTPLAPAPWYVLLEASSSLPSLRDAVEEMLADVLERGAASDGVIAESEKQERELWHLRESITEAEAREGRSIKHDVSVPIALIPAFLRVADEAVMKAFPQARINAFGHAGDGNIHYNVIIPPDADSQALNCLVHDLVVAHGGSISAEHGIGQYRVDELHRCRSAPELELARRIKLALDPAGLMNPGKVLPQTIVTG
- a CDS encoding aldehyde dehydrogenase family protein, encoding MAEGLGLNAGASGEPCDSQDRRKERSVFKNFIGGEWVEGVAINRNINPSNLDDLVGEYARADEAQARHAIDAAFDAQQTWQRSTAEERADAMDRIGTELLARREELGRLLSREEGKTLPEGIGEVTRAGRVFKFFSGEALRLGGERLPAIRAGVDVDVHREPEGVIGIITPWNFPIAIPAWKIAPALAYGNSVVFKPADLVPGSAWALAEIIARAGNLPPGVFNLVMGAGSQVGNAMVKSPKVRAVTFTGSTGTGRRIGLDCMERGAKVQLEMGGKNPLVILDDADLDVAVSVAINGSFYSTGQRCTGSSRLIVEDGIHDRFIAAMVEKLSALKIDDALKPGTDIGPVVSQDQLDQDLSYIESARSDGGRVVFGGDLLQRATAGHYLAPALITDTENSMRINREEVFGPVASVIRVKDYEEAVAVANDTVFGLSSGICTTSLKHATDFKRRSTAGMVMVNLPTAGVDYHAPFGGRKGSSYGPREQGSYAREFYTSVKTTYTLA
- a CDS encoding pyridoxamine 5'-phosphate oxidase family protein, which produces MGSRDAYARGDQDVVEDPVLGPHEIAFIEARDSFYLGTVSETGWPYVQHRGGPTGFLKVLDPRTIGFADFSGNRQYVSAGNLAGDNRVSLFLMDYPHQTRLKILGRARVVDEDSEPELLARLDNPHYRAHVERGIVIRSRTSRPT
- a CDS encoding GMC family oxidoreductase N-terminal domain-containing protein; translation: MDQFDYIIVGGGTAGCILANRLTASGRFRVLMLEAGGEARSMWIPIPAGFSKLLTNRKFNWCFETEPEDNTLRRKIAVPRGKGLGGSTLINGMIYARGQPEDYDAWEQAGARGWGARDVEPYFRKLESYQDGDERRGHDGPMNLSRVDERFPIADAFLQAAREDGHALNEDYNAGRQDGFGYYQVAQHRGRRWSVVDGYLKPARRRGNLCIVTNAHVLRLNLDGRRCVGVTYRVGEREVTAQAKVEVIMAAGAVQTPQILELSGIGRPALLQSLGIPVLHPLAGVGENYIDHFATRMNWRVRNTVTLNEMARGWRLALAVAEYFTRRTGILTLGTGLVHGFVRTRPELPTPDVQYFFVHASYANAAERILDRAPGMTIGVTQLRPESVGSIHARSADPHAGPVIRPNFLASELDQQCMVRGMQIARRIVGQPALRKYIEHEMSPGSDVVTDADWLEFARANGQTIYHPIGTCRMGEDDDAVVDLRLRVRGLAGLRVVDASVMPKMVSGNTQAAVMMVAEKAADLILEDAGRG
- a CDS encoding branched-chain amino acid ABC transporter permease, with translation MDIFLQLIVNGLLLGGAYAIISIGLTLIFGVVRVVNFAHGELLMIGMYAVFLASQQLGWHPYVSAIPVALMLFVTGAAIQRFVIQPLLKADPHIQIFATVGVSTALLNLGLLIFGADVRQISPGFGAESFQLGELSIVSGQLVTFLMSIALVGGLHVFLQRTYVGRAFRAVSQHRYAASLMGVNVDRMYVYAFGLGAACVGLAAALLSTQYPVFPTVGSYFTLTAFVVVVLGGMGSLYGALIGALLIGLVDSLAGYYISPDLKEVVYFVIFILILVVRPTGLLGLGRGSE
- a CDS encoding FAD-dependent oxidoreductase, which encodes MQNTEKGTPTEIVLVGGGHSHVEVIRRFGLRPLPAARLTVICTDAQTPYSGMLPGYVAGHYEADDIHIDLPRLADWAGVRFVQDEVVGIDRQARTVRCASGLEMRYDYLSLNIGSAPRMGDVAAADSPAVPVKPIRNFRRRWLDLLQRVCTHREPSTTIAVVGAGAGGVELLLAMQHRLRREIRASGRQPDQLRFHLFTSSAQILPTHAARVRERFMSALAERGVMLHLGVKVGHVRGGHIETRNGVSVDADEIVWVTQAGGAPWLRDTGLALDPDGFVQVDDNLRTVSDERIFAAGDVASLVSRPLAKAGVFAVRQGPILAENLRRAALGQALLRYRPQRRWLALITTGERYAVASWGPLGVAGHWVWRWKDAIDRRFMARYRELPARRASA